The genomic interval aagcccttttctttaaccactggaccacacagctgaaAATGATACCAAGTGTATGTAAACAACAAGAGGAACACATCCGTACAGCTAACCCGTGCCGTTTCACAGCCTCCCTATCTGCCCTCTCCTCTGCAGTGTGTATCCATGGCCTCTGTGACGAGCGCAGTGGCCCCGAACTCCGCAGCGCTGGATTTCCGCTCGGGGGCCAGTGTGGAGCGGGTGTCGGAGCTGGTGCAGGAGCTCCTCCTCCTGGAGCAGAGTGACTTCGGAGACCAAACTGCGATGGAGGTGCACACAGCCAAAGACTTCATCTTCAGCATGCTGGGTAAGCAGAACTACTGGGGACAATGATTCTGCTGATCGCATCAAAACTTAGCTTCATGCAGATTGTCCTTAAACAGGTGCTGAGGGGAGGGGGTTGAGTGCTACAGTTGGCTAAAAGAACACCCCTCAGGGACGCAAGCGAaatgttctcttagccgaagtgttctctaaggtTCCTCtacgtggagactactgtaatttaaataaatcctACATCTCCATAAAGACTGTAGGAATATATCCAGACACAAGGATTTGCAGTGCAGTTTGCTGTGGTGCTGCAAGGTGGAATGTTTCAGTATCTTTAGAAATTAAAAATCCTGCATCGGTTCTGCAGAATTTGCCAGTTCGTTTCTTTTTGTCTTGAAGCCTTTATTGAGCGGGCAGTGAAACAGAACGTTTTAAAAAGGACATTGCCCAATCTGTGGCGTCCCTCAGACAGCATGCTGGGAGTCCCCTGGGGGGTGGATAAGAGGATTCCCGCCCCCCCTCGGTGTTCCACAAGGAGATTGACAACGGGTTTACCATAACGGGTTAATGGTACGAAGCTGCAGAGTTAGGAGCAGTGCTCTGACTTCAAGCTATTGTTCATGCTCGTTCAAACAATAAAGGAGactgtataaaaagtgcttacAGGTATAAATACCCCATCGAACACTCGCCCTTTTAAACGCACAGGACATGCTCAATCCAGCGAGAGTCTGAAATGATCCGCAGCGTCTGTAATtactataaatatgtatttagacTTCCGGTACATAACTTGTGTTGTGCCCTTCCAGCTGTAACGAATCACTGCTCTGAATCAAAGCGTTATACAGTcctgttcattttgtatttgtatttgtaaaggTTGAAAAATCTAAACTGAATTTCATAGCGCAATGATAATCGAAAGCACAACAGTTTTTTTATAACAGGGCtcgattttaaaagtcaaaaagtGACAGGAAAGTTCTTCCAATGTGGTCGTTCTCCATAGGACatgaatatatttaaacaatgtatTATATAATGAAAGGCTTGAATATTCTGTAAGAAAGCTGACGCGTCCTGCATTGGTTTGTGTTGGATCTATGCAGTGGTAGTAACTAGCGATCATACAGGCGCAGGGAACCAGCGAACGCCCCCTTCTGTAATGTACACGGCACCATACCCCTTGTGTCTTACCAATCAAATTTGAGTCAGCCACACGCAGGAGTATTATGGGATGCAGAGCTTGTCCCGCGGGCGGCTGCACCGCTACGCGGGAGTTTTAGTTCAtcgttgcttttttttttttcccccccaagtgGGCAACATGCAACACAAACCCACAGAAAAAAATAGTAGGCGCTAATGAAATGCTTTCTAAATATAACCCTCTTTATCTCGTGTCTAGGTGTTTTTGGGACCCCTCTCTCAATTGAAAGGCTGTTTCCTCAAAGCTGATTAAGTTTGTTAATTAACTTCAGCAGGGTGGATGATCAAGGCTTTGTTTCCAGCCGTACAGAGCCCCTGCGTGACAGAGGATTATCAGGTTTGCAgctgagggaaaaaaaacacaaaattaaaaccaAAATTTAATAGAAAACATTTTTATAAGCCCCAGTAGAATTCTGCAGCCCACCTAAATCCCAGTAAATCAGATCAGCAGGGGCTCGGATATTATTCAAATGTTCTGCCAAACTTGGGGATTGAAAATACAGATGAATGTAGCAGGAGCCCAATCCCCCTACAAAACTGAGACGTTGATTTAAATGGGCTacgaaatagtttaaaaaatattttaataagacacagcagttcagcttgtattggcacattacaagaacatattttaatttactaaagcatgttttcaacaacgtcttgcacatctgacagttgtaaagttataaaaaagatatatttctgtgcactgattttttatttatttttttaatctcattatgatctctagaacacgtttgaCAAACAAAGcgcaaaagtctacaacagtttgtaTATATATGCTAGCTTCACTATACGAATCcacatgggacctggagaaatgttcgatatatcagggtgttcactataatagggttcgGCTTTTTTCTGTATCAGATTAATGGCAAAACGgtaaatttgaattgaacatcaatatatagtgcttttatgaagattccttcacattgatcaacatttaaacagtattgtgacaagttactcgtgtcacatgtgtgggacttgttttgttagctacacttTAATTATATGACAACAttagtgtttaaatatttaggaacatttattGGATAATTAgagaaaacaatatttttttctgcttaataaatatgtttaatcgtgaaatctCTTGAAATACTATTAATTGTTAACTGTGGCTCTAATTTAAGTGACCAGCTAACAAAATAGCCCCATGCACGTCCGTTCACTTTGTGTCAGATCTGCAGTTCTAAAAGAAACACGTGTTttagtttttaaagaaaaaaaaaacatggcaatgttacaaaatgaaagacaaaacaCCTTGAGAGAGCTGAAGAGGACTTGAAAAATATGGTTCTGGTTTTATAAAATTCACAGGTGTTGAACCTGGTGCAGTACCGGGAAGTAAAAGAAATGATTTAATGCAATTGTGAGCGACATACTCTGCAGCCAGTGAGATACTTTGACCCCAGAGACACTGCTGGGTCCAAAACGGCACGTTTGAAATAATGTAACGGATAAACGTGCATGAGAAGGTAGATCAATGAAATAATTTTGCTGGCTACTTTCTTGTTGCCTCTCTTttgtctgtctgtattgatttCTGAGCCTGTGGAaggtgagagacagacagacagacagacagacattgctGGTACCTGAAGCTCCCTGACTCTATCAAGcctgtgcagaggcatgctgcTGAACGCTTAATAGGATCAAATTACAGATCCCGCAGCGTTTTCTAATGCATTGGCGGCCGTGTCGAAGCGCAGGGAATaggattgttattgttattaatattgttGCTGTTTTTAGTACATGAAGATGGTGTTTCATCAGAATTGATCCGCTGAGCCGTGTGCTGTTATTTCCAGGGATTGCTTCCTCACACTTGGCTCCACCAGTGACTATTGATTTAATAAGACTCTCCTGTGATCCTATAAGTGTTTGTACGCCCGCTTCAGATCTCTCAACGCCTCATTTCTGAACTCATTTCAGAGCCACGCTTAAAGAACCAAGGCTTTGaaatccatttctttttatctctCGTCCTCAAGAGCATCATCACCACAATCCTCTTAAGTCTGGCTTTACAGTTTAAAATACACTTTGAGTGCTGCTTATCCAACAGTGATGaacagggatcctaggaatcagtttgctgcggaataacgcaggaaaacacagattttctaagCTGGTGGAGAATTTATAGTTTTCCACTTGGGgcgggcaaaaaacatgcaaggctttttttgtttgtctgataaccaaatcaatacacttatcatatataatcatcaacgcaggcaattttgctttaaatttacattaaaatacttgttcaataaaactgcttctggtgaacagaggtcaaggttgaacagaggtcaaggttgaacaaggctcgctgtcacattcatgctgaaacgtagctgcagtttacttcagtatccagtgcgttgttaCTATTGAACAAGCTGTTTTAAAGATGTCAAAAACGATCACAAagaatcacccctaaagatcgggttaatgagtttggcaatagccatccaggtgACAAGACTAACTGGAGATAAACTAatagtttgtgttttttattattaggcCCTACTACACAGaactatttgtaatgtttaaagtaaaattaagtttgtttacattgttgattgatggcactggtgaggTAACGTCTTAGaattgtggcagcagtgtggagtagtggttagggctctggactcttgaccggagggtcgtgggttcaatcccaggtgggggacactgctgctgtacccttgagcaaggtactttacctagattgctcccgtaaaaacccaactgtataaatgggtaattgtacgtaaaaataatgttgtaaatcttgtaacaattgtaagtcgccctggataagggcgtctgctaagaaataaataataataataataataataataataataataataataataataataataataataataataaaaaaaaaaaaaatacttcctaTGTTAACTggtattcaatagtactgtttgcgTATCTTATAAAGTGACACATTGTAAGCCTTTTgttttaattgcggaataacacacatgtgttttgatttttattggaggattttgttttttttattgtggaaaactaggatccctggtgatGAAACCTCAAGGTAACGACAGTATAAGAATCCTGAGCTAGATGGAGTGTGTGTCGCACTGTTATATACCGTGGATGTAGATCGTGGTAACACTGTTCCATACTGTGGATGTAATggtactgatagctctaatgaTGCTTCTGAAGTGCTTGTTTAACaccacacctctctctctctctctctctctctctctctctctctctctctctcactcttctctctctctctctctctctctctctctctctctctctctctctctctctccacccccccgCAGGGCTTGTCCAGCAGTTAGACCAGAGGCTGCCGGTATCCAACGAGTACCTGCTGCTGTCTGGTGGGGCTCGAGAGGGGGTCCTAGACCTGAGTCCTGAGGATCTGGGCGACTACGTCAAGGGGGCAGACTACGACTTGGACTTTACCTTACTGGTGCCAGCTCTGAAGCTCCACGACCGAAACCAGCCGGTCACTCTGGACATGCGGCAGTCTCCTCCCTGTCACTCCTGGCTGAGTCTGCGCCTGTGTGAGCAGGCCATGCTGTCCCGCTGGAAACACTGCTGCAGGGGAGCCCAGGGGGAGGCTGCTGGGGAAGAGGGGGGCGGCTACTACTTCTCCCCGACCCTAGTGGCAGACTGGTTCTCGGAAGCCGTTCTGAAAGTAATAAACGAACTCCGACGCAACCCCCAAAGGGGCACCCCGATCCCGGAGACGGTGGAACGCAACGGGCCCGTGACCACCCTGATTCTGACAGCCGGGTCGAGCCGGATCCTCTACGACCTGGTCCCAGTGGTCTCGTTCAGGGGCTGGCCAGCGGTCGCCCAGGGCTGGCTGATGGAAAACCATTTCTGGGACGGGAAGATCACTGAAGAAGAAGCCATCAGCGGCTTCTACCTCCTGCCCTGCTGCTCGGCGTCCAGCAAGGAGCTGCTGGTGGGGGGCATCGAAGGAGCCGCGCAGCCCGATAAGGAGTGGCGGTTGGCGTTCTCCCGCAGCGAAGTCCAGATCAAAAAGTGCATCCCTCTCCCTTTAGCCCACGCTTTCCAGGCAGCCAAAGCCATCATCTCCAAACTCATCTCCCGTCCCAAAGCTGCGGTCAGCCCCTACCACCTGCGCACCCTCATGTTCTGGGCCTGCGACCGCCTCCCCTCCGCTTACCTCTCCAAAGAAGGCACTGGCCCTCTCTTACTGGGCCTCTTGGATGAGCTGGCCAGCGCTCTCCTCAATAAGAGCTGCCCCAATTACTTTCTCCCGCAGTGCAACATGTTCGAGCACCTCTCCGACTCCACCGCGCTGCTCCTGGCGCGCAAGCTGGCCTGCGTTCGCTCGGACCCGGCCGAGCACCTCCGCACAGCCCTGGAGCAGGCAGAGGCAGCAGCCAGGCTCAAGCTCCAGGGAGGAAGGGGGAACACTACTGCTCTGTCTCCAGGATCCAGCCCTGGACTCCCCCAGCCCCAGGAGGACCGCATGGCCAGGCGACTGCAGCAGCTGGTCACAGAGAACCCGGGGAAGTCcatctctgtcttcctaaacccTGAAGATGTCAGCAGACCGCACTTCCGCATCGACGACAAGTTCTACTGAGGACCTCGTGACTGTAGAACACTCTGTATGTAGGGATGCTAATGGAAACGTCTTTGACAAACTAGGAGTCTTTCTCAACGTCTTCAATTCTTCTCGAAGTCTTAAATGAATTGGATAGACATGTAGTCAAAGTGTTTGTCAGacaatttgagttttttttttagtatcacAGATTTCTAATGAGATCATCCATCCAACACTCTGCATATAGAAATGCTAAAAGTAACGTctttgacaaacgttttgacttggAGTCATTCCCAGTGTCTTCAGCGATTCAACTAGAAGTCTTAGTGTCCAGTGATTTTCAActtgaagtctttctcagtgtcttcaatcaATGATGAATTTTGATCTTTATCAGAGAAATTGCGTTTCTTTTACAAGAACTACAAGATCTACTGAGTGGTGAAGAAGCACTAGCTTGGACAAAAGTTTcaaatcctttatttatttatgtagactTGTAATAGCACTAGCTACGTTATCACGGCCCCTCTTAAAGGAGAGCGAACCaaggcttaaaaataaataccccGATCTGCCTTTAGGCCATCgtacattttcttacctcttattggTACTCGGAACgttatcactggtcccctttgTAAAGGAAACATGTTAACCTATAGATGCAATGTTAAATCtagatatttatattaaaaaaaaaaaaaaaaaaaaaagtaaactgggCGTAGACAATTAATTTTTAATCCTGGATTTAACAACGTCGCCTCGCAGCTGTGAATTCGACTGATTCCCCTTCCGTCAAAACATGCAGTTAAGTTTCTTCCAGAAGAACGTGGCTGTGCTACGCAGGGTGAGGCGCTATATTATAAGTGTATGCACATTCAGGTACTGGGCTTTCTAGTCAAAATAGCATTGCCTTGTgttgcccagcacacagcaggcaatagCAGCCTATGACCATGGATTGTAATGTTTGTACATTGGGTGGCTGTAGTTTTTCAAGGTTTTCTAGTAACAGGAGCGTTGGCTTGTGTTCAGAGCAAGTCTCTACAGAACCCAGTAGAATTCCTGCAGCTGGATATTGGAGAGCTCAGTAAAACATAGAACAAAATGAACGCTGAATTCCAGACCGATTCGATATTAACCGGTATGTTTGTAGTTGTGAATGATGATGTACATATTTAAAAGCGTACGATAGATAATGTAAAAGTTGTcctagtttttcttttaaaatctcaGATGCAAAGAATTTAATTTCCAATCCAAAGTTGCTGCTGAATGTAACGAATTACCTCCAAGCCTGATCAATGTCGTGTTTCTAAACACAAGCTGTGATTTGCTGCAATATTtatgtgttttaatatgtatGACCTTGCGTTATTTTAAATGACTTGCAAACTTTGATTTGAAATGTGTATTGAGGCTTTCTATGTAGATTATGtatctgttttttctctgtgatATTTAATAGATTCAATTACAGCTGGatacaaatcattaaaaaaatgagtGCGTTGTGgtctgtgtgttgttttgttattcagggctaattttaatgttttgggttaaaaaaacagttttaatgagtttttatttgtatacattAACTTAGATTAGTATTGCATTTTGTCTACACAATTTGGGGTGAAGGgtttaacacttaaaaaaaaaaaaactcaaaataagATTATTCGTAAAAGCATATCAATTATCATAAATTAGCTTCAGATTACACTGAGTATTTGAAGAATACAGATGTATAACTGGTGCTTTCCATTATAAGGTGTCCGCTTTCTTTCAGAATGGGTTTCCTAAAAAGACTTGAAACTTAAGGCCAGATGCTAAAACCTATTTACTCCAAAACGTCATTAGCTTGATTTTGTCAGATAgcaaaaacacacccaataagaAGCCAATCAATTTAATGTAGAGGGTTGTGAGTAGACTGAAGGTGTTTTCTTACTTTTAGAATTGTACATGTTTTTAACTTTCAGACAAAAAATAACGCCAATGACTATTCAGAGTAAGTGGCTCTGAGAATCCGGTTAGTGTGTTACCATTGAGCAGAGACCTGACCTGCACTGACCGCTCTCCCTTCAGGTATCCATTGCTTTATATTGGATATCATGGGAATTGTGTTCTGTGATTTGCCTAGGTCTTGACCAGCTCTCCTTGGGAAAGATATTTAGTCTCAAATGGACCTCCTACTTAAGCATATGCATCTTTTTTTTCCAGTAGGGGGCAGTAATTGATTAAATTTGTATGACGGTTTCTCCTATCCAGCATTAGGATTCCAGCATGAGATATCTTTATAGGTTGTTTTCCTTCTCCCTCGTTTTATAATTGTGTatgcagtcattcagagtggttctctGTGTCACAATTATATTATCCTCTAACTGGCTGCCAtcgtgtgcattataaatatatgggcGATACTGAAAtcgaagaaggaatctatgaaaaagacctaggagtttatgttgactcagaaatgtcttcatctagacaatgtggggaagctataaaaaaaggccaacaagatgctcttatatatagtgaaaagtgtaatcttaaaattttacaatgcattagtaagacctcatctagaatattgtgttaagttctggtcaccttgttacaaaaggatattgctgctctagaaagagtgcaaagaagagcgaccagaattatcctgggtttaaaaggcatgtcgtatgcagacaggctaaaataattgaatctgttcagtcttgaacaaagaagactacgcggcgatctgattcaagcattcaaaatcctaaaaggtattgacaacgtataaaaagaaacaaggaccaggggtcacaagtggagattagataaaggagattagtgttattgaaactagaagaggctGATTCAAGCAGACCagtgtttgggctctagtgccttcatcagtgttattgaaactagaagaggctgagtcaagcagaccagcgtttgggctctagtgccttcatcagtgttattgaaacttgAAGAGACTGATTCAAGCAGACCagtgtttgggctctagtgccttcatcagtgttattgaaactagaagaggctGATTCAAGCAGACCagtgtttgggctctagtgccttcatcagtgttattgaaactagaagaggctgaatcaagcagaccagcgtttgggctctagtgccttcatcagtgttattgaaactagaagagactgagtcaagcagaccagcgtttgggctctagtaccttcatcagtgttattgaaactagaagagactccACTGAAGGTTAAAGACAGAGCAGTACAGATGGTGCCATGTCACACAGCCACAGCTGTCGAGTCATTGTCAGGATTTGAGAAAAACGATAATTATAAAAGGCAGCTGTTTACAGCCCTAGTCAGACCACTGCAGGGGTGGTAAATATAAACACCTAATCAAATTCAAACGGTCTTTATTGGCAACACTTATAAATGTTTAAGGTAGTAATTTTGCAGCTTTctccatggttatgctatgcatttaccatagtttaccatggtttgccatgtttttcaaATGCTTTACCAAacccctctgggctttacaatgctttcactgtgccttattacactttgctgtgcttttactgtggggaacttttTTATAGGGAAGTCACACAAGCATTgcaaatacagcaaaaatgatctACGCTGCACTTCCAGTGAGGAGGCTGCAGGCTGCAGTATACTTTGTTCATTCTGCTGCCTCTTTGTTTTCCCCACGAAGGATTTCTCCTCACAACCTTTCATCAAGAAACCTCTTCCTTCCTCTGCCAGCTTGATAGAATATGTGTCTCTGAGCTTGTCCGTTTCCTAGAAGCTGATTGATTTCAATcaggttgggtcttaaaggatcccagtgtttctgcctcaacaacatggctaagtagcccattccatcccctcgccactctctgtgtgaagaagtgtctccttccctctgtcctaaatccACTTAATCTCCagctgtgtgtcctctggtcctggtttctgtgctgcgtttaaagtattggtttgggtttACTATGTCAGCAGCTTTTAAAATTGTACAGACTTCAATCAATTCTTCTTTGTTGTGAATAAATTTGTTCCCACAATCTTCTCAGCTCTTTCCTTTAAtctctgggattagtctggttgctctttgctggactctctccaggaccacaatgtccctttggagCTGTgatgaccagaactggacacagtactctaagtgtggtctcacccctgcattatacaacctcctcATCACCTTTTGATGATATACCCGAGCATTctggttttttttaatgtttcttggGTCGGATTAATGCCGGGCTTTAGGGCTGCAGCCTGGGGCCTCAGATTTTATATATGATTTAGAATACAATTTATACCGTAAAGTAGCATGGGACTCTCTGGATCGGAGCAACAGGGCCGTGTTCAGCTGGAACAGTGACTGTCTGATCATGTGACTTGACCTGCCAGTCAACGTGAACGTGTGGTTCAGAACCGGTGACCATGTGACCAAGCAGCACCGGGAACGCATGAGCAGAAACACAGCAACCACAATGCCTCAGCGAGGAAGATACGTTTAAAAAAACCACCAAGCTGGTCTATAAAATACATCGGAGAAGAATCAACCTGGATTAAAATGAGAGGCTTTTTAACCTTGAGAGTTTGTAAAGAGATGAGGACAGCACATCTCCTAAATAACTTGCTTCGCCTTTTTTCAAGAGTCTGCGGTTTGCATTTCTTTTGACTCTGCTAGTGACAAACGGTGGAGGGAAAGCCTAATCAAACATCGACTCGTCAAATAGAGATCAGCTGACGGAATAATTTTACATTAATGTCAGTCGAGCGTGGTGGTGTAATAACAGCCCCCAGTCAAACTTAATTCAGCTCTGCTTGTTCCAGCATGTTTTTGAACCCTTCTCTGTGCTGTGGAATGCAATCCTGAAAGGAATGCTGTGGGACAATGAAAGGCTGGGTTTGCAGTCAGGTGATATGCAGAGACGGTTCTTTCGGTAAACTCATTAGGGTCTAAATTCAATCGATATGGATTTAATAAAAGCAACAACCTGATGGGGCTCTCCCTGAATTTTAAACTTCTGTGATTGCATCTGCCCTGCATCCTGTTTTAAACTACAATATAATGACCTGCCGAGCTGGCAGACTTTCATTGTTTAGTTTCCCTAAAACAGCATATCCTGCAGCCTCAGTTAGTTTGTGTGTTAAATATAATGATTTAGTCAGTGTGTTTGTAAATAGTttagtagcttcaaatgacattgtGAGTCTTTACTTAGTGCAACGTTATCCgtaataaaagtttcccacagtaaaagcatagcaaagtgtaatacagcacagttaaagcataggcaagcattgtaaagcacggagaagTATGGTGAATCATATTAAAAACCATGGTGAGCTATGGTCAATGCATAGTTTAACCCTGGGAAACGCATGGGAAGACACTGAaaaagttattttgtttttaataagtctGCAATGCTTTGAattgtggctggtttcacagatcctgagtAGCACTAGTCCTGGACTGTCTGATGTTACAGTAGGTGAGGTAGTCCGAGACTAGAGCTCACTGGGGGCTGTGAACCCAGCCATATGAGCAATGGGATTTGGAGCGACTGGCTCTAAAGACTCAGGGGACAGCTTATTGTAACTTGAAACAAATTGATAAAAGTTGGAAATATTGTAGTGATTCCAGAGGGGAGTGTTCTACTTTctgtaacacaaaatacatattttttaaaaagtgctcaACTCTCACTGTTTAGAATAAACAAAGGGGTTCAAGTGTGCGTCCCAACAGACAAGCCCAGGAACTATTAATACTGCACTCTGCTAATGGAGATTAATGTGAACATGCCAGCAAGGAGAGCTGCAGGACAGTgagagagatagaggagagagagaggagagaccagGGGGAGAGATGTGAGGGGGGTGAGAGGAGAgacgaggggaggggaggagaaagacaaggggggaggagagagacaagggggaggagagagaggagagacgaggggaggggaggagagagacaagggggaggagagagaggagagatgagggGGTGAGGGAGTGAGGAAGGGGGgagggagtgaggagagaggagagacaaggggaaggggagaggagagagagagaagagacaagggggaggagagagaggagacgaGGGGgttgagaggagaggggagatgagggggtgagaggagagagaggagagacgaaggggggagggagtgagaggagagatgagggggtgaggagagatgaaggggaggggagggagtgagaggagagaggagaaaaaggagacgagggggtgagaggagagagaggagagatgagggGGAGGGGATGAGAGGAGAGACGAGAGGGGGTAGGGGAGGAGAAAGGTGGTgatagaagagaggagagatgaggggggagaagagaggggagacgagagggaggggggagggaagggagaagaggggagagagatactAGGAAGAGGAAGGAGAGGGGGCTAAAAGATGAGGTGACGGAGAACAGAAAAAAGAGGAATGGGCCAACAGAGTGAATGGAAAAAAGTGAACCCTGACCaatatattaaacacagcacagaaaacaggACTAGAGGATACAGTTGGAGATTAAGTGGAGGTAGAATTGAGACACAGTGAAGGAGATACTCTACGTTCGatgagtggtgagggtatgaaatgtgttacctagtcatgttgttgaggcagaaacactgtgatcctttaagacccaacctgATTGAAATCAATCAGCTTCTAGGAACAGGAGAAGctcagatgggctgaatggcttcatATTGTTCCGAACTTTTCTTACGTTCTTATCGAATGTTTCGGTTTTCAGTTATTGTGTACTAATCCTAAATACAGATCAAATCAAGTCACTCCTTCAGTAGAACAAGAGAACTAGAGAGAGCAGGCATGGAAGCCGAGAGCTAGGAAGCTCTTTTTACAGCAGCACAAACTAGGAGGAGTGGTGGAATACTTTTTTGGGTGATCAGCAATACTTCAGActgttttttgtataattactGTACCAGTGAA from Acipenser ruthenus chromosome 50, fAciRut3.2 maternal haplotype, whole genome shotgun sequence carries:
- the LOC117967930 gene encoding nucleotidyltransferase MB21D2-like, yielding MASVTSAVAPNSAALDFRSGASVERVSELVQELLLLEQSDFGDQTAMEVHTAKDFIFSMLGLVQQLDQRLPVSNEYLLLSGGAREGVLDLSPEDLGDYVKGADYDLDFTLLVPALKLHDRNQPVTLDMRQSPPCHSWLSLRLCEQAMLSRWKHCCRGAQGEAAGEEGGGYYFSPTLVADWFSEAVLKVINELRRNPQRGTPIPETVERNGPVTTLILTAGSSRILYDLVPVVSFRGWPAVAQGWLMENHFWDGKITEEEAISGFYLLPCCSASSKELLVGGIEGAAQPDKEWRLAFSRSEVQIKKCIPLPLAHAFQAAKAIISKLISRPKAAVSPYHLRTLMFWACDRLPSAYLSKEGTGPLLLGLLDELASALLNKSCPNYFLPQCNMFEHLSDSTALLLARKLACVRSDPAEHLRTALEQAEAAARLKLQGGRGNTTALSPGSSPGLPQPQEDRMARRLQQLVTENPGKSISVFLNPEDVSRPHFRIDDKFY